One window of Novosphingobium sp. P6W genomic DNA carries:
- the lptG gene encoding LPS export ABC transporter permease LptG: protein MQLEFFPSRTLTFYLARLFITRIFAVLVMLVLVLQVLDLLGESGDILAHQGNGQMQLLYYVTLRAPQLVARFLPYSVLLATIITLATLNQNSEVISMKAAGLSAHQVLAPLILTALVIAGFSFAFNERVVTRATATLAAWAAVDYGPIPKATGPKANLYLADGRDLLLAQSLTGEGNALTLNGVTFYRRDANDMIVEQLRADRATFMNPGWKLDRPVRFDVANTTTSRLAFATVAPGITPAKIYISKVDADAQDIFTLAGSINAVHEAGRRTTDLDAAWWHKLSGPLSSALMPLLGAVAAFGLARSGALLIRAVIGMSLGFAYFVFDNAALAMGNFGGYPPFIAAWAPFLLFALIGETVLIRTEE, encoded by the coding sequence ATGCAGCTTGAATTCTTTCCGTCGCGCACGCTGACGTTCTATCTGGCGCGGCTGTTCATCACCCGGATTTTCGCAGTCCTAGTCATGCTGGTGCTGGTGCTCCAGGTGCTCGACCTCTTGGGCGAGAGCGGAGATATCCTGGCGCATCAGGGTAACGGGCAAATGCAGTTGCTGTATTACGTGACCCTGCGCGCGCCGCAGTTGGTTGCGCGGTTCCTGCCCTACTCGGTGCTGCTGGCCACGATCATCACGCTGGCCACGCTCAACCAGAACAGCGAAGTCATTTCGATGAAGGCGGCAGGGCTGTCGGCGCATCAGGTCCTGGCGCCGCTGATCCTGACCGCACTGGTGATCGCCGGCTTCAGTTTTGCCTTCAACGAGCGTGTAGTGACGCGCGCGACCGCGACGCTCGCTGCCTGGGCCGCGGTGGACTATGGCCCGATCCCGAAGGCGACCGGGCCGAAAGCGAACCTCTACCTTGCCGACGGGCGCGACCTGCTGCTGGCACAGTCGCTGACCGGTGAGGGCAATGCGCTGACCCTGAACGGCGTCACCTTCTATCGCCGCGACGCCAACGATATGATCGTCGAGCAGCTGCGCGCCGATCGGGCTACCTTCATGAACCCTGGGTGGAAGCTGGATCGCCCCGTCAGGTTCGATGTGGCCAACACCACCACCAGCCGCCTTGCCTTCGCGACGGTGGCGCCGGGGATCACGCCGGCCAAGATCTATATTTCCAAGGTTGATGCGGACGCGCAGGACATCTTTACGCTCGCCGGCTCGATCAACGCCGTCCACGAAGCGGGGCGGCGTACGACCGACCTCGATGCGGCCTGGTGGCACAAGCTGTCGGGGCCGTTGTCATCGGCGCTGATGCCGCTGCTGGGCGCAGTGGCCGCGTTCGGCCTTGCGCGATCGGGGGCGCTGCTGATCCGTGCAGTGATCGGGATGTCGCTAGGGTTCGCTTACTTCGTGTTCGACAACGCGGCGCTGGCGATGGGCAATTTCGGGGGCTACCCGCCGTTCATCGCTGCCTGGGCGCCTTTCCTGCTCTTCGCGCTGATCGGCGAGACGGTGCTGATCCGCACCGAGGAATAG